The Osmia bicornis bicornis unplaced genomic scaffold, iOsmBic2.1, whole genome shotgun sequence genome has a segment encoding these proteins:
- the LOC123989032 gene encoding uncharacterized protein K02A2.6-like: MTEVVLQGTFSIDTFDPAVTNWKRWLQRFEGAVTVFKVPDDQKVAYLLHFIGPVAFDMICDKLSPADPYKQTYANITAKLEDFYAPTPLEIAENYRFHLRKQTEGETIQSFVAALHKLSVNCNFGAYQKTALRNQFVFGLASKRAQARLLETKDLDFDRAVQIATSMELSEKDATQLQSGVAKVDYTGSVQIRKPARDKRYNTPAKKPAPMKLDVQSRPASSKTPHTNARAATNVVCFRCGANHLATHCSLDRGIRCRNCGIAGHLAKVCKKARANTKQLEEILLVEHLQHRQGYYVTLTVENTPVKFEVDSGAAVTIISKRMSEQLFPNKVLRYTALKLQTFCKTIVDIVGMYSVQVRYRSIVKRLNVYVANVDRKPLLGREWIRQLKISLTEEIAHATAISHNEVDTILKNYQGKLDPTSSKIRGIQARLTLKENANPVFVKARTVPFRLAELVTKEIDTLEKEGILEKVNASEWATPIVPVLKKNNTIRMCGDFSVTLNKHLVVDEHPLPTIDELFATMAGGDKFSKIDLQHAYLQLEIRSEDRELVTLNTHKGLYRCTRLLYGIASAPAIWQRQMKNLLRDIPGVSVFIDDIRITAPNDKVHLQRLEQVLTRLGEANIRINTEKSEFFKNSIEYCGYRIDKQGIHKTKTKMDAIDKMPRPRNITELRAFIGFVNYYGRFIENLSSLLSPLYELLSDRVPFKWTKECEKAFLDAKCQFKSNKVLAHFNPQLPLIVATDASSYGVGAILSHKYPDGSERVLQYASQTLSKTQRRYSQIDKEAYAIIFAIKKFHQYLYGNHFTLYTDHQPLVQIFSPTKALPAYSAMRMQHYALFLQGFSFNIKYKNTKLHSNADGLSRLPVRNETDFEYDVVDAHELNSINTLPVTAEEIVKEIETDDKLHKIKVALQSGKLLSARDRFNVNQTAYSLQQGIIMVNDKVFIPGKLRNRILQELHSGHFGVIRMKHLARGICWWPGIDRDIENVTKNCVHCNNNRNNPAKVDTHCWEPTNTVFDRVHVDYAGPFLNHYFFVLVDLFSKWPEVRIAKNTSSRTTIEKCREIFSTFGIPRIMVMDNGTSFRSQEFMSFLKTNGITPKFTAPYNPSTNGQAERFVQMLKIGIKENLEQKQATEENIHTALQQLLLHYRTTVHANTNVSPAEVMFSRKIRTRLDLVLPAKQQPRSDVNTDKRVRELERGERVQCRNYFGSKKWCFGAVKQRIGKLNYEIALDDGRTWRRHINQIQKIGRGTQVQANDDWNFDYKPPEDPETAQPQSEEQNGPQDPPEQMRDTGTLERHMRNRRPPQRYGEVYVH, from the coding sequence ATGACGGAAGTGGTATTACAAGGCACTTTCAGCATAGATACGTTCGATCCAGCGGTTACAAACTGGAAAAGATGGTTGCAGCGATTTGAGGGCGCCGTAACAGTCTTCAAGGTACCTGACGATCAAAAGGTGGCCTACCTTTTACATTTCATAGGACCTGTGGCTTTCGATATGATCTGCGATAAGCTATCGCCGGCCGACCCGTACAAACAAACGTATGCAAATATCACGGCTAAATTGGAAGACTTCTACGCACCAACCCCACTAGAGATTGCGGAAAATTACCGTTTTCATTTGCGAAAGCAAACGGAAGGAGAAACGATACAATCCTTCGTGGCGGCACTACATAAATTGAGTGTTAATTGCAATTTCGGGGCCTACCAAAAGACGGCTTTGAGAAACCAATTTGTGTTCGGCTTAGCCAGCAAACGGGCACAAGCACGCCTGTTAGAAACAAAAGACTTGGATTTCGATAGAGCCGTTCAGATCGCTACCTCGATGGAATTGTCCGAAAAAGACGCTACGCAGCTGCAATCAGGGGTGGCTAAAGTGGATTACACCGGTTCGGTGCAGATCAGGAAACCGGCTAGAGACAAAAGATACAATACGCCAGCGAAGAAACCGGCACCGATGAAGTTAGATGTTCAATCGCGCCCCGCGTCGTCGAAGACCCCACATACAAACGCACGAGCGGCAACAAACGTTGTTTGTTTCCGGTGCGGCGCAAATCATTTGGCCACCCATTGCAGCCTGGATCGGGGCATCCGGTGCAGAAACTGTGGTATTGCAGGACATTTAGCCAAAGTATGCAAAAAAGCAAGAGCCAATACGAAGCAACTGGAGGAAATTCTGCTGGTCGAGCACCTACAACATCGGCAGGGATACTACGTCACCCTAACAGTCGAGAATACACCGGTGAAGTTCGAAGTAGACAGCGGAGCCGCAGTAACCATCATCAGTAAGCGAATGAGCGAACAATTGTTTCCGAATAAAGTTCTAAGGTATACTGCACTtaaattacaaacattttgcAAAACGATCGTGGATATCGTAGGGATGTACAGCGTGCAAGTCCGATATCGAAGTATTGTGAAAAGATTAAATGTATACGTCGCGAATGTAGACCGGAAACCGCTATTAGGTCGAGAATGGATCCGGCAGCTCAAAATTTCGTTAACGGAAGAAATTGCACATGCGACCGCGATCTCGCATAATGAAGTAGACACAATTTTAAAGAATTACCAGGGAAAACTGGATCCGACCAGTTCAAAGATTCGTGGAATCCAAGCGCGGCTTACATTAAAGGAAAATGCGAACCCGGTTTTTGTCAAAGCGCGTACCGTACCGTTCCGTCTGGCTGAGTTGGTAACGAAAGAAATCGATACGTTAGAAAAAGAGGGAATACTCGAGAAGGTAAACGCGTCCGAGTGGGCTACACCCATTGTCCCAGttctaaaaaagaataatacaaTTAGAATGTGCGGCGATTTCAGCGTAACTTTAAATAAGCATTTAGTCGTAGACGAGCATCCGCTCCCGACAATCGACGAATTGTTTGCAACCATGGCCGGCGGAgataaattttcgaaaatcgaTTTACAACACGCGTatttacaattagaaattcgTTCCGAGGACCGCGAACTGGTAACGTTAAATACACACAAAGGATTATATAGATGCACCAGATTACTGTACGGCATTGCAAGCGCACCCGCAATTTGGCAAagacaaatgaaaaatttgctACGAGACATTCCGGGAGTCTCAGTGTTCATCGATGATATTCGAATTACCGCTCCAAATGATAAAGTTCACTTGCAACGCCTAGAACAGGTATTAACTAGATTAGGCGAAGCAAATATCCGAATCAATACGGAAAAATCcgaatttttcaagaattcaATCGAATACTGCGGGTACAGAATTGATAAACAGGGTATTCacaaaacaaaaacaaaaatggaCGCGATTGATAAGATGCCGCGACCGCGAAATATAACGGAACTACGAGCGTTCATTGGATTTGTAAACTATTACGGCAGGTTTATAGAAAACTTGAGCTCGTTACTTTCCCCCCTGTACGAATTATTGAGCGACCGCGTGCCATTTAAATGGACGAAGGAATGCGAAAAAGCGTTCTTAGATGCTAAATGTCAATTCAAAAGTAACAAAGTCCTGGCGCATTTCAATCCGCAACTACCGTTAATTGTAGCTACCGACGCTAGTTCATACGGTGTCGGAGCAATACTCTCGCATAAATACCCAGATGGATCGGAACGGGTTCTGCAATACGCGTCACAAACGTTGTCGAAAACCCAACGTCGATATTCACAAATCGACAAGGAAGCCTACGCAATCAtctttgcaattaaaaaattccaccAATATCTTTACGGGAATCATTTCACTCTGTACACCGACCACCAACCGTTAGTACAAATATTCTCGCCAACTAAAGCACTGCCCGCTTACAGTGCCATGAGAATGCAACATTATGCATTATTCTTACAAgggttttcttttaatattaaatacaaaaatacgAAATTACACAGTAACGCGGACGGTTTATCGCGCTTACCCGTACGAAACGAAACTGATTTCGAGTATGACGTGGTAGATGCTCACGAGTTAAATAGCATAAATACTTTACCGGTTACAGCCGAGGAAATAGTGAAAGAAATAGAAACAGACGATAAATTACACAAAATTAAAGTAGCATTACAAAGCGGGAAGCTGCTATCCGCCCGCGACCGATTCAATGTTAACCAAACAGCGTATAGTTTACAACAAGGTATCATTATGGTCAACGATAAGGTGTTTATTCCCGGAAAATTACGAAACAGAATACTACAAGAATTACATTCAGGGCATTTTGGCGTAATTAGAATGAAACATTTAGCTCGAGGAATATGTTGGTGGCCGGGGATAGATCGAGATATAGAAAACGTCACTAAAAATTGCGTACactgtaataataatagaaacaaTCCGGCAAAAGTGGACACACATTGTTGGGAGCCTACGAATACTGTTTTCGATCGTGTACATGTTGATTACGCCGGTCCTTTCTTAAACCATTACTTCTTCGTGCTGGTCGACTTATTTTCAAAGTGGCCAGAGGTTCGAATAGCTAAAAATACATCATCAAGAACTACAATAGAAAAATGTAGGGAAATTTTCAGTACATTCGGTATCCCGCGAATTATGGTGATGGATAATGGTACTAGTTTTCGCTCCCAGGAATTCATGTCTTTCTTGAAAACGAACGGAATTACTCCGAAATTTACGGCACCGTATAACCCGTCGACAAATGGACAGGCGGAGCGTTTCGTCCAAATGTTAAAAATTGGTATTAAAGAGAACCTAGAACAAAAACAAGCAACAGAAGAAAATATTCACACTGCGTTACAACAATTGTTACTCCATTACCGAACGACTGTACATGCGAATACAAATGTATCCCCAGCGGAAGTAATGTTTTCAAGGAAAATAAGAACGCGTTTAGATTTAGTTTTGCCGGCCAAGCAGCAACCGCGTTCAGATGTAAATACAGATAAGCGAGTGCGTGAGCTTGAGAGGGGAGAGAGAGTGCAGTGTAGGAATTATTTTGGATCAAAGAAATGGTGTTTCGGAGCAGTCAAACAGCGTATAGGAAAGCTGAATTACGAAATCGCATTGGACGACGGGCGAACGTGGAGGCGCCACATAAACCAGATACAAAAAATCGGCCGGGGTACGCAAGTTCAAGCCAATGATGACTGGAACTTCGACTACAAACCACCGGAAGATCCGGAAACCGCGCAACCGCAGAGTGAGGAGCAGAACGGCCCTCAAGATCCCCCAGAACAGATGAGGGATACGGGAACGCTAGAACGACACATGCGAAATCGAAGACCGCCCCAGCGATACGGCGAAGTTTATGTACATTA